From Eretmochelys imbricata isolate rEreImb1 chromosome 17, rEreImb1.hap1, whole genome shotgun sequence, a single genomic window includes:
- the LOC144276636 gene encoding F-box only protein 39-like, whose protein sequence is MENDSEPEQSCWAYLPNVCLSHVFWWLDDRDRSRAALVCKRWNQAMYSGFLWRTRTITFSGRPSRSNISEFESTLWYVKRFGKYLEHLEIKFLNPYNAVLTRKFQVTMRGLLSRLGKCNSRLVSLTIQHLELDRLVWRNIIRNQFIKNLIIFLKRMGIHLVHLSLKGARVTLEEGCELLSSLSYLKNKSFASEINIEDFFSHYLSIYSSPLFHQTMSTFRNLVILTLNYNCISNELLEILCKHNAHSLWTINIKCHIHDPHGQVVWGMSWANLAKRAPKLKVNFFFERVMKHNSLAKILLAEIPLRSISLRSCYFSDPDWSMRPTLTYLLPAYKHILQKLTLEFNNSHESLDEELLQLVLSCKKLFFLKIWAFLRVAFVERLLQNQAEGKCTLRTMKVRIYTNRYETIEEDRMLRDIFRRYRDLIDSELNYFVIAYPMM, encoded by the exons ATGGAGAATGACAGTGAACCCGAGCAGAGTTGCTGGGCTTATTTGCCCAACGTCTGCCTGAGCCATGTCTTCTGGTGGCTAGATGACAGGGACAGATCTCGGGCTGCTTTAGTCTGTAAGAGATGGAATCAAGCCATGTACTCAGGCTTTCTCTGGAGAACCAGAACAATCACCTTTAGTGGACGGCCATCTAGGTCAAACATATCCGAGTTTGAATCCACTCTATGGTACGTCAAGAGATTTGGCAAGTACTTGGAACACCTAGAGATCAAGTTCCTGAATCCTTACAATGCTGTCTTGACCCGAAAATTTCAAGTGACTATGAGGGGGCTTCTCTCGCGCTTGGGCAAATGTAACAGCCGTCTGGTATCCCTGACTATTCAGCACCTGGAGTTGGACCGATTGGTCTGGAGAAACATAATTAGGAACCAGTTTATCAAGAACTTAATTATTTTCCTGAAAAGAATGGGCATACATCTTGTTCATCTCAGCTTGAAAGGAGCAAGAGTGACGCTGGAAGAAGGCTGTGAGCTTTTGAGCTCTTTGAGCTacttgaaaaacaaaagttttgcctCTGAAATCAACATAGAAGACTTCTTCAGCCACTATCTTTCTATCTACAGCAGCCCCTTGTTCCACCAGACTATGTCCACGTTCCGCAACCTGGTCATCCTGACTCTCAATTACAACTGCATCTCCAATGAATTGCTGGAAATCCTGTGCAAGCACAACGCCCATTCTCTCTGGACAATAAACATCAAGTGCCACATCCATGACCCTCACGGGCAGGTGGTTTGGGGGATGTCCTGGGCCAACCTAGCCAAGAGAGCACCCAAACTGAAAGTGAACTTCTTCTTTGAAAGAGTCATGAAGCACAACAGTCTAGCCAAGATACTCTTAGCAGAGATCCCACTCAGGAGCATCAGTCTACGGAGCTGCTATTTCAGTGACCCGGACTGGTCGATGAGGCCGACCCTCACCTATCTCTTACCAGCCTACAAACACATTCTGCAG AAATTAACGCTTGAATTCAACAACAGCCACGAATCACTGGatgaggagctgctgcagcttgtgTTATCATGCAAGAAACTGTTCTTCCTAAAAATCTGGGCCTTCCTCCGTGTCGCATTTGTGGAGAGGCTGTTACAAAATCAAGCAGAAGGGAAATGCACCTTGAGGACCATGAAG GTGAGGATTTACACAAATCGGTACGAAACCATTGAAGAAGATCGAATGTTGCGAGATATTTTCAGGAGATACCGAGACCTGATTGACTCAGAGCTTAATTATTTTGTCATCGCCTACCCGATGATGTGA